The following coding sequences are from one Streptomyces venezuelae window:
- a CDS encoding GNAT family N-acetyltransferase gives MNQPNGQQLTVFRNDVARVRRAAAADVPELVRLRSLLFETRDEEYFNPASVEDDWRRNLASVLEEQLTADTARILVVDGAHGLAACGIGTVEQWFPGPHSVTGRVGHVIGVVTDPAYRRRGHSRAIMRTLLDWFDTRGASRVDLYASAQGEPLYRDLGFVDHPDPALYWRPAHR, from the coding sequence ATGAACCAGCCCAACGGACAACAACTCACCGTGTTCCGCAACGACGTTGCCCGCGTGCGCCGCGCCGCGGCGGCGGACGTGCCCGAGCTCGTACGTCTGCGGTCGCTGCTCTTCGAGACCCGCGACGAGGAGTACTTCAACCCCGCGTCGGTCGAGGACGACTGGCGCCGCAACCTCGCCTCGGTACTGGAGGAGCAGCTGACGGCCGACACCGCGCGCATCCTCGTCGTGGACGGCGCACACGGACTCGCGGCCTGCGGAATCGGCACCGTCGAGCAGTGGTTCCCCGGTCCGCACAGCGTCACCGGGCGGGTCGGCCACGTGATCGGCGTCGTCACGGACCCCGCGTACCGGCGGCGCGGGCACAGCCGGGCCATCATGCGGACGCTGCTCGACTGGTTCGACACGCGGGGCGCGTCCCGCGTCGACCTCTACGCCTCCGCACAGGGCGAGCCGCTGTACCGGGACCTGGGTTTCGTCGACCACCCCGACCCCGCGCTGTACTGGCGCCCAGCACATCGCTGA
- a CDS encoding helix-turn-helix transcriptional regulator — translation MRADRLVSLVLLLRRRGRMTADALARELEVSARTVLRDMEALSAAGVPVYAERGRNGGFALLPDFRTALTGLNHDEALALLIAGSRRGAQLFGLGSSLASAMLKVFDALPENLRGTATGAAQRLLVDPETDLLARRVDSEELPEPIVAEVRRAVFAGHRLRIHYAAVGQAAKWRTVDPIGLVTVRGQGYLLAVRGGADRTYRLSRVLAAEALGEPARRPDTVDLDRVWQERNTQFRNGGGEQVLVRVRVDPARREDLVATALTVRGEDAQDAGRPRLDLVFQDARHAEWALWELAAHAEVLSPEWLRASLRDRAAAIAALYAPPASPQVTGSSWTP, via the coding sequence ATGCGCGCCGACCGGTTGGTTTCCCTGGTGCTCCTCCTGCGCCGCCGCGGTCGGATGACGGCGGACGCGCTCGCCCGCGAGCTCGAGGTGTCCGCCCGCACCGTGCTGCGCGACATGGAGGCGCTCTCCGCGGCCGGCGTCCCCGTCTACGCCGAGCGCGGCCGGAACGGCGGGTTCGCGTTGCTGCCCGACTTCCGGACAGCACTCACCGGACTGAACCACGACGAAGCGCTCGCCCTGCTCATCGCCGGATCACGGCGCGGTGCCCAGTTGTTCGGCCTCGGCTCGTCCCTCGCCTCGGCCATGCTCAAGGTGTTCGACGCGCTGCCCGAGAACCTTCGGGGCACCGCGACCGGTGCGGCACAGCGACTCCTCGTCGACCCGGAGACGGACCTCCTCGCGCGCCGCGTGGACAGCGAGGAACTGCCCGAGCCGATCGTCGCCGAGGTCCGGCGCGCGGTGTTCGCCGGGCACAGGTTGCGTATCCACTACGCGGCCGTGGGCCAGGCGGCGAAGTGGCGCACGGTGGACCCGATCGGCCTGGTCACCGTGCGCGGCCAGGGGTACCTGTTGGCCGTGCGCGGCGGCGCCGACCGCACCTACCGGCTGTCCCGGGTACTGGCCGCCGAGGCACTCGGCGAACCCGCGCGGCGACCGGACACGGTCGACCTGGACCGCGTCTGGCAGGAACGCAACACACAGTTCCGCAACGGTGGCGGTGAGCAGGTCCTCGTACGGGTGCGGGTGGACCCGGCGCGTCGCGAGGACCTGGTGGCCACGGCGCTCACTGTCCGCGGCGAGGACGCGCAGGACGCGGGCCGGCCGCGGTTGGATCTGGTGTTCCAGGACGCCCGGCACGCCGAATGGGCGCTGTGGGAGCTCGCCGCGCACGCCGAAGTGCTGTCCCCGGAGTGGCTGCGCGCATCCCTCCGCGACCGCGCCGCCGCCATCGCCGCGCTCTACGCGCCGCCTGCCTCGCCCCAGGTCACAGGGAGTTCGTGGACACCGTAG
- a CDS encoding LysR family transcriptional regulator, which produces MGHGDTDGGAAARADAEVTTSLDLNQLRTFLAVYRSGSFTAAARLLGLSQPTVTAQIRSLERRLDRELFERLPRGAAPAPFADELAARIVEPLDALAEVAGHGSDSSAEPVHVAGPAELLSHCVLPRIAPLVEKGVVLRVATGLTDDLLEEMRAGRHDLLIATARPRGRTPASVPLADEEFVLVASPVWAERIGGAPRLAVDGPAVLHGVPLVAYADDLPIVRRYWRHVFGRRLVCKPAVTMPDLRAVKAAVAGGAGFTVLPRYLCVDELASGALVLLNDPDDPPINTGYLVQRPGSSDNPHVALVRDHLLESARGW; this is translated from the coding sequence ATGGGACATGGAGATACCGATGGTGGCGCTGCCGCCCGCGCCGACGCCGAGGTCACCACCTCCCTGGACCTGAACCAGCTCCGCACCTTCCTCGCCGTCTACCGCTCCGGTTCCTTCACCGCGGCCGCACGTCTCCTGGGCCTGTCGCAGCCCACGGTCACCGCGCAGATCCGGTCCCTGGAGCGCAGGCTCGACCGGGAGCTGTTCGAGCGGCTCCCGCGCGGCGCGGCGCCCGCCCCCTTCGCGGACGAGCTGGCAGCCCGCATCGTCGAGCCCCTGGACGCGCTCGCCGAGGTCGCGGGCCACGGCAGCGACAGTTCCGCCGAGCCCGTCCACGTGGCGGGACCGGCGGAGCTCCTGTCCCACTGCGTACTGCCGCGGATCGCCCCGCTGGTGGAGAAGGGAGTGGTGCTGCGGGTCGCGACCGGGCTCACGGACGACCTCCTGGAGGAGATGCGCGCGGGTCGGCACGACCTCCTGATCGCCACGGCCCGCCCCCGCGGCCGGACGCCGGCCTCGGTGCCGCTCGCCGACGAGGAGTTCGTCCTGGTCGCCTCGCCGGTCTGGGCGGAGCGGATCGGCGGGGCGCCGCGGCTCGCCGTCGACGGTCCCGCGGTGCTGCACGGCGTCCCTCTGGTGGCGTACGCCGATGACCTGCCCATCGTCCGCCGCTACTGGCGGCACGTCTTCGGCAGGCGCCTGGTCTGCAAGCCCGCCGTCACCATGCCGGACCTGCGCGCGGTCAAGGCGGCCGTCGCGGGCGGCGCCGGTTTCACTGTGCTGCCCCGATACCTGTGCGTCGACGAACTGGCGTCCGGCGCCCTGGTCCTGCTGAACGACCCGGACGACCCGCCCATCAACACGGGTTACCTGGTCCAGCGCCCCGGCTCGTCGGACAACCCGCACGTGGCCCTGGTCAGGGACCACCTGCTGGAGTCCGCGCGCGGCTGGTAG
- a CDS encoding TetR/AcrR family transcriptional regulator has translation MAAQAPAADGQKQPITPRSARGVRTRNALIAAAREVFERDGYLDARITDISKAAHVASGSFYTYFNSKEEIFRALVEQVQEEMLHPHLRERTGITDPRKLIDASNREYLRAYRKNARLMALFEQVAQVDEQFMALRIERGNAFARRNAKLIRTLQENGQADTSLDPLVTAHALSVMVSRMAYMVFVLGQRIPYERLVTTLNTIWENGLQLRDAQD, from the coding sequence GTGGCTGCCCAGGCCCCGGCCGCAGACGGCCAGAAGCAACCGATCACTCCCCGCAGCGCCCGTGGCGTCAGGACGCGCAACGCGCTGATCGCCGCCGCGCGCGAGGTGTTCGAGCGCGACGGGTACCTGGACGCCCGCATCACGGACATCTCCAAGGCGGCACACGTCGCCTCCGGGTCGTTCTACACGTATTTCAACAGCAAGGAAGAGATCTTCCGGGCACTGGTCGAGCAGGTGCAGGAGGAGATGCTCCACCCGCACCTGCGTGAGCGCACCGGCATCACCGACCCCCGGAAGCTCATCGACGCGTCGAACCGCGAATACCTGCGGGCGTACAGGAAGAACGCCCGGCTCATGGCCCTGTTCGAGCAAGTCGCCCAGGTCGACGAGCAGTTCATGGCGCTGCGCATCGAGCGGGGCAACGCGTTCGCCCGGCGCAACGCCAAGCTCATCCGCACCCTCCAGGAGAACGGCCAGGCCGACACCTCCCTGGACCCCCTGGTCACCGCGCACGCCCTCTCCGTCATGGTGAGCCGCATGGCCTACATGGTGTTCGTGCTCGGGCAGCGCATCCCGTACGAGCGGCTCGTCACGACGCTGAACACGATCTGGGAGAACGGGCTGCAACTGCGGGACGCCCAAGACTGA
- a CDS encoding LysE family translocator, whose amino-acid sequence MFTEIMAAAGVLALLTVVPGPDMAVVTERAVGAGWHDGLRTVGGITAGLLVWGVLTVAGLAAVLAASATAYTVVKLLGAGYLLFLGAQALWQSRRGGRPAAAAPDATTPRGNPWRTGLVSNVLNPKIAVFYTGLLPTLAPHSLPSHLGMALLAVLHAALTLVWLGGYVMVLATARAFFERPTVRRVLDRVTGVVLIGFGLKVATADS is encoded by the coding sequence ATGTTCACGGAGATCATGGCGGCGGCGGGAGTGCTCGCCCTCCTCACCGTGGTGCCGGGCCCCGACATGGCCGTGGTCACCGAACGAGCCGTCGGTGCGGGCTGGCACGACGGGTTGCGCACGGTCGGCGGGATCACCGCCGGACTGCTGGTCTGGGGTGTCCTGACAGTGGCGGGTCTCGCCGCCGTCCTCGCGGCGTCGGCCACCGCCTACACGGTGGTCAAGCTGCTCGGCGCGGGTTACCTCCTGTTCCTCGGGGCGCAGGCCCTGTGGCAGAGCCGCCGAGGCGGCCGACCGGCCGCTGCCGCCCCGGACGCCACGACGCCTCGCGGCAACCCGTGGCGCACCGGCCTCGTCAGCAACGTACTCAACCCGAAGATCGCCGTCTTCTACACGGGCCTCCTGCCCACTCTCGCCCCGCACTCCCTTCCGTCGCACCTGGGCATGGCTCTGCTCGCGGTCCTGCACGCGGCCCTCACGCTGGTGTGGCTGGGCGGATACGTCATGGTGCTGGCCACGGCCCGCGCCTTCTTCGAGAGGCCGACGGTGCGCAGGGTCCTGGACCGTGTGACGGGCGTCGTCCTCATCGGCTTCGGCCTGAAGGTGGCGACGGCGGACAGCTGA
- a CDS encoding LLM class flavin-dependent oxidoreductase, with the protein MTTLGVVFRPQLPPERLRGMVRAADDAGLAELWLWEDCFLESGIAAASAALAWSERLRVGVGLLPVPLRNVALTTMEAATLHRLFPDRVLLGVGHGVQDWMGQVGARAESPVTLLREHLDAMRALLAGERVTTHGRYVHLDDVALDWPPASAPAVYAGARGPRSLRLTGEAADGTILDASVTPDGVRRARQLVDEGRESAGREGAHPVVVYLLAATGPDAENRLRAELRGEGRDGIEGLGVAGDAEAVADAVRRLADAGADTVVLQPTADEPDPEGFIRFVTDGVAPLTP; encoded by the coding sequence ATGACGACTCTGGGTGTGGTCTTCCGTCCTCAACTTCCGCCCGAGCGCCTGCGCGGCATGGTGCGCGCGGCCGACGACGCGGGTCTCGCAGAGCTGTGGCTCTGGGAGGACTGCTTCCTGGAGAGCGGCATCGCCGCGGCGTCCGCCGCCCTCGCCTGGTCCGAACGGCTGCGCGTGGGGGTGGGACTGCTGCCCGTGCCGCTGCGGAACGTCGCCCTCACCACCATGGAGGCGGCCACACTGCACCGCCTCTTCCCCGACCGCGTCCTGCTCGGCGTCGGGCACGGCGTGCAGGACTGGATGGGGCAGGTGGGCGCACGTGCCGAGTCGCCGGTCACGCTCCTGCGCGAACACCTCGACGCGATGCGGGCGCTGCTGGCGGGCGAGCGCGTCACGACGCACGGGCGGTACGTCCATCTCGACGACGTGGCGCTCGACTGGCCGCCCGCGTCCGCCCCCGCGGTGTACGCGGGCGCGCGGGGACCCCGCTCGCTGCGGCTCACCGGGGAGGCGGCGGACGGCACCATCCTGGACGCGAGCGTGACACCGGACGGCGTACGCCGTGCACGCCAACTCGTCGATGAGGGGCGGGAGTCGGCAGGGCGGGAGGGTGCCCATCCGGTGGTGGTCTACCTGCTCGCCGCGACCGGTCCCGACGCGGAGAACCGGCTGCGGGCCGAGCTCCGCGGCGAGGGGCGGGACGGGATCGAGGGGCTCGGTGTCGCCGGGGACGCCGAGGCCGTGGCGGACGCCGTCCGGCGGCTCGCCGATGCGGGGGCCGACACGGTCGTCCTGCAGCCCACCGCCGACGAACCGGACCCGGAGGGGTTCATCCGCTTCGTCACGGACGGGGTGGCCCCGCTGACGCCGTGA
- the pstS gene encoding phosphate ABC transporter substrate-binding protein PstS, which produces MQRPRPGRTYHQRGGARAAVSLTALLSLSLTGCGVAGLGGDGDDGGGDAGSAAGAAAVAGIDCADAGKVQGTGSSAQQNAMKYWIKHYQRACPKVRIAYNPIGSGAGGAQFLRGATAFGGSDSALKPDEVERSKDVCRGGRAIDLPMVGGPIAIGYDVPGLDDLVLDAPTLAKIFDRKITDWDDPEIGRLNPGAELPAMPIRPVHRSDDSGTTQNFQAYLAGAAPAVWPHPVAKSWQGRGGASASGSSGVASEVTSGVGAIGYFELSFARARQIKTVSVDTGAPAPVAPTPATASKGIAAARVAGQGKDMKLKFRYDASAPDAYPIVQVTYEIVCDKGNQKTTLPALKSFLTYTASKVGQKDLSRLNYAPLPESVAGQVRDVVDTLS; this is translated from the coding sequence TTGCAACGCCCACGTCCAGGACGTACGTACCACCAACGAGGGGGAGCGCGCGCCGCGGTCTCCCTGACGGCTCTGCTGTCGCTGTCACTGACGGGATGCGGTGTCGCGGGCCTCGGGGGAGACGGTGACGACGGGGGCGGTGACGCGGGGTCCGCGGCCGGTGCCGCCGCCGTCGCGGGGATCGACTGCGCCGACGCGGGCAAGGTGCAGGGGACCGGGTCGAGCGCGCAGCAGAACGCGATGAAGTACTGGATCAAGCACTATCAGCGCGCGTGCCCGAAGGTGCGGATCGCCTACAACCCGATCGGGTCCGGTGCGGGCGGCGCGCAGTTCCTGCGGGGTGCGACCGCGTTCGGCGGCTCCGACAGCGCGCTCAAGCCCGACGAGGTCGAGCGCTCCAAGGACGTCTGCCGGGGTGGGCGCGCCATCGACCTGCCCATGGTCGGCGGCCCCATCGCGATCGGCTACGACGTGCCGGGCCTCGACGACCTGGTGCTCGACGCCCCCACCCTCGCGAAGATCTTCGACCGGAAGATCACCGACTGGGACGACCCGGAGATCGGGCGCCTCAACCCGGGCGCCGAGCTCCCCGCGATGCCGATCCGCCCCGTGCACCGGTCGGACGACTCCGGCACGACGCAGAACTTCCAGGCCTACCTCGCGGGCGCGGCCCCGGCAGTTTGGCCCCACCCGGTGGCCAAGTCCTGGCAGGGGAGGGGCGGCGCGTCCGCGAGCGGGTCGAGCGGCGTCGCATCGGAGGTGACGTCCGGCGTCGGAGCGATCGGGTACTTCGAGCTGTCCTTCGCACGCGCCCGCCAGATCAAGACGGTGAGCGTCGACACGGGCGCGCCCGCCCCGGTCGCGCCGACGCCCGCGACGGCGTCGAAGGGCATCGCCGCGGCCCGGGTCGCCGGCCAGGGCAAGGACATGAAGCTCAAGTTCCGCTACGACGCCTCGGCGCCGGACGCGTACCCGATCGTCCAGGTCACGTACGAGATCGTCTGCGACAAGGGCAACCAGAAGACGACCCTGCCCGCGCTCAAGTCGTTCCTGACCTACACGGCGAGCAAGGTGGGCCAGAAGGACCTGTCGCGCCTGAACTACGCGCCGCTGCCGGAGTCGGTCGCGGGCCAGGTACGGGACGTGGTGGACACGCTCTCCTGA
- a CDS encoding SDR family oxidoreductase, with translation MSAPRDDRGPLAGKVAVVTGASRGIGLAAAAALRDRGAHVVVTSRSEERAKEAAARLGDGASGFGAHATDEAAARACVEHTVATYGSLDILVNNAGTNPAYGPVIDQDHGRFAKTMDVNLWAPILWTSLAVRAWMGEHGGSVVNTASIGGLTVAQDVGIYHVSKAALIHLTKQLALELAPKVRVNAIAPGVVRTRLAEALWEENEAKVAAATPLGRIGEPEDLGEAVAFLAGGGARWITGETLVVDGGQLLGGGPL, from the coding sequence GTGAGCGCGCCGCGTGACGACCGGGGCCCTCTGGCCGGGAAGGTCGCCGTCGTCACCGGCGCCTCCCGCGGCATCGGTCTCGCGGCGGCCGCCGCGCTGCGCGACCGCGGCGCGCACGTCGTGGTCACCTCGCGCAGCGAGGAACGCGCCAAGGAGGCGGCGGCTCGACTCGGCGACGGCGCAAGCGGGTTCGGGGCCCACGCCACCGACGAGGCCGCCGCGCGAGCCTGTGTCGAGCACACCGTCGCGACGTACGGCAGCCTCGACATCCTCGTCAACAACGCCGGTACGAACCCCGCGTACGGCCCCGTCATCGACCAGGACCACGGGCGCTTCGCCAAGACGATGGACGTCAACCTGTGGGCGCCGATCCTGTGGACCTCGCTCGCGGTGAGGGCGTGGATGGGCGAGCACGGCGGCTCCGTCGTCAACACCGCCTCCATCGGCGGCCTCACGGTCGCCCAGGACGTCGGCATCTACCACGTCTCCAAGGCCGCACTCATCCACCTCACCAAGCAACTCGCCCTGGAACTCGCCCCCAAGGTCCGCGTCAACGCCATCGCCCCGGGAGTGGTCCGCACCAGGCTCGCCGAGGCGCTGTGGGAGGAGAACGAGGCGAAGGTAGCCGCGGCCACGCCGCTCGGCCGCATCGGCGAACCCGAGGACCTGGGGGAGGCCGTCGCCTTCCTCGCCGGGGGAGGTGCCCGCTGGATCACGGGGGAGACCCTCGTGGTGGACGGCGGCCAGCTCCTCGGCGGCGGCCCGCTGTGA
- a CDS encoding alpha/beta fold hydrolase: MPTHVTLAEWERVATREVPSGDITLRVFDHGEGRPGEPPVVLCHGFPELAFSWRHQVFALASAGYRVLVPDMRGYGGSSRPADVDAYDILTLCGDLAAVLDDVGADDAVFVGHDWGAMVVWQMALARPERVRAVAGMSVPVARRAPAPPIPILRKRLGEDFYMVWFQEPGAADAALGRNVRRTLVAKEIYSARWAEQHDEPSSPPPWLSEEELGHYVETFERTGFTGGLNYYRNLDRNWELTEHLADRRVTQPSLFLTGSKDPVGQFMPAKDLDTMLTDQRAHVVLEGGGHWIQQQRPDEVNAALLDFLSEVG; the protein is encoded by the coding sequence ATGCCGACACACGTCACCCTCGCCGAGTGGGAGCGCGTCGCGACGCGCGAGGTCCCGTCGGGCGACATCACGCTGCGCGTCTTCGACCACGGCGAGGGACGGCCGGGCGAACCCCCGGTGGTCCTGTGCCACGGCTTCCCCGAGCTGGCGTTCTCCTGGCGGCACCAGGTCTTCGCGCTGGCGAGTGCGGGGTACCGCGTCCTCGTCCCCGACATGCGGGGGTACGGCGGGAGCTCGCGGCCCGCCGACGTCGACGCGTACGACATCCTGACGCTCTGCGGCGACCTGGCCGCGGTCCTCGACGACGTGGGCGCGGACGACGCCGTCTTCGTGGGGCACGACTGGGGTGCCATGGTGGTGTGGCAGATGGCCCTGGCCCGCCCGGAGCGGGTGCGTGCGGTGGCCGGGATGAGCGTGCCGGTGGCGCGGCGCGCCCCGGCACCCCCGATCCCGATCCTGCGCAAGCGGCTCGGCGAGGACTTCTACATGGTCTGGTTCCAGGAGCCCGGCGCGGCGGACGCGGCCCTCGGCCGCAACGTGCGCAGGACGCTCGTGGCGAAGGAGATCTACTCCGCCCGCTGGGCCGAGCAGCACGACGAGCCGTCGTCGCCCCCGCCGTGGCTCAGCGAGGAGGAACTGGGCCACTACGTCGAGACGTTCGAGCGCACCGGGTTCACCGGCGGTCTCAACTACTACCGCAACCTCGACCGCAACTGGGAGCTCACCGAGCACCTCGCCGACCGCCGCGTCACCCAGCCCTCGCTGTTCCTCACCGGCTCCAAGGACCCCGTCGGCCAGTTCATGCCCGCCAAGGACCTCGACACCATGCTGACCGACCAGCGCGCCCACGTCGTACTCGAAGGCGGCGGCCACTGGATCCAGCAGCAGCGGCCCGACGAGGTGAATGCCGCTCTGCTCGACTTCCTCTCCGAGGTCGGCTGA
- a CDS encoding RidA family protein, giving the protein MERNAVNPVTWSTELGFNQGELVSGHTRTLYLSGQTAMSGEGRPEHEGDMAAQLALSVDNVKAVLAEAGMSLADLVRLNVYTTDVDLLFQHYGVLAGQLATAGVAPVTTMLGVTRLAIPGQLVELEGTAVA; this is encoded by the coding sequence ATGGAACGAAACGCAGTCAACCCAGTGACCTGGTCGACGGAGTTGGGCTTCAACCAGGGCGAGCTCGTCTCCGGACACACACGCACCCTGTACCTCTCGGGCCAGACCGCGATGAGCGGCGAGGGCAGACCCGAGCACGAGGGCGACATGGCGGCTCAGCTCGCGCTGAGCGTCGACAACGTCAAGGCCGTCCTCGCCGAGGCCGGCATGTCCCTCGCGGACCTCGTCCGCCTCAACGTCTACACGACCGACGTCGACCTGCTCTTCCAGCACTACGGCGTACTGGCGGGCCAACTCGCCACCGCCGGGGTCGCACCGGTCACCACGATGCTCGGGGTGACGCGCCTGGCGATCCCGGGCCAGTTGGTCGAGTTGGAAGGGACGGCGGTCGCCTGA
- the metE gene encoding 5-methyltetrahydropteroyltriglutamate--homocysteine S-methyltransferase, protein MTTRTAAAAARATVYGYPRQGAHRELKKAVEGYWKGRVTADALRAASADLRRANWRELTDAGIGEVPTGDFSYYDHVLDTTVMVGAIPERHRAAVDADALDGYFAMARGTQDVAPLEMTKWFDTNYHYLVPELGPETVFSANSSKQVTEFEEARALGLTARPVLVGPVTYLLLAKPAPGVAADFDPLTLLDRLLPVYAEVLADLRAAGAEWVQLDEPALVQDRTPADLNAAERAYRDLGALTDRPKLLVASYFDRLGDALPVLAKAPVDGLALDFTEAAAGNLEALASVGGLPGKRLVAGVVNGRNIWVNDLEKSLSTLGTLLGLAERVDVAASCSLLHVPLDTGLERDIEPQILRWLAFARQKTTEIVTLARGLARGTHTISTQLAANRADLASRAGSPITRDPAVRARTGAVTDADARRSQPYAERAAAQRAALGLPLLPTTTIGSFPQTGELRAARADLRAGRIDGVGYEERIRAEIREVISFQEKTGIDVLVHGEPERNDMVQYFAEQLTGYLATQHGWVQSYGTRYVRPPILAGDISRPEPMTVRWTTYAQSLTDRPVKGMLTGPVTMLAWSFVRDDQPLGDTARQVALALRDEVGDLEATGTSVIQVDEPALRETLPLRAADHPAYLAWATESFRLTTSGVRPDTQIHTHMCYAEFGDIVQAIDDLDADVVSLEAARSHMQVARELAAHGYPREAGPGVYDIHSPRVPGAEEAAALLRKGLDAIPAERLWVNPDCGLKTRGWPETRASLENLVAAARTVRAEIGTSAS, encoded by the coding sequence GTGACCACAAGGACCGCAGCCGCGGCAGCACGGGCCACCGTGTACGGCTACCCCCGCCAGGGCGCCCACCGCGAACTGAAGAAGGCCGTCGAGGGCTACTGGAAGGGCCGCGTCACCGCCGACGCCCTCCGCGCCGCCTCCGCCGACCTCCGTCGCGCCAACTGGCGTGAACTCACCGACGCCGGTATCGGCGAAGTCCCGACCGGCGACTTCTCGTACTACGACCACGTCCTGGACACCACCGTGATGGTGGGCGCGATCCCGGAGCGGCACCGCGCCGCCGTCGACGCGGACGCCCTCGACGGCTACTTCGCGATGGCGCGCGGCACGCAGGACGTGGCACCGCTGGAGATGACGAAGTGGTTCGACACCAACTACCACTACCTCGTTCCCGAGTTGGGGCCTGAAACCGTTTTCTCCGCCAACTCCTCCAAGCAGGTGACCGAGTTCGAGGAGGCCCGTGCGCTCGGGCTGACGGCGCGGCCCGTGCTCGTCGGGCCGGTCACGTACCTCCTGCTGGCCAAGCCCGCGCCCGGCGTCGCCGCCGACTTCGACCCGCTGACGCTGCTCGACCGGCTCCTTCCGGTGTACGCGGAGGTGCTCGCCGACCTGCGCGCGGCGGGCGCCGAATGGGTCCAGCTGGACGAGCCCGCCCTCGTCCAGGACCGCACGCCCGCCGACCTCAACGCGGCCGAGCGCGCCTACCGCGACCTCGGCGCCCTGACCGACCGGCCCAAGCTGCTCGTCGCGTCGTACTTCGACCGGCTCGGCGACGCGCTGCCCGTTCTCGCGAAGGCCCCGGTCGACGGGCTCGCCCTCGACTTCACGGAGGCTGCCGCCGGCAACCTCGAAGCGCTGGCCTCCGTGGGCGGGCTGCCCGGCAAGCGTCTGGTCGCCGGTGTCGTCAACGGCCGCAACATCTGGGTCAACGACCTGGAGAAGTCCCTGTCCACCCTTGGCACCCTGCTCGGTCTCGCCGAACGGGTCGACGTGGCCGCGTCCTGCTCCCTCCTGCACGTCCCCCTCGACACGGGGCTCGAACGGGACATCGAGCCACAGATCCTGCGGTGGCTCGCGTTCGCCCGCCAGAAGACCACCGAGATCGTGACGCTCGCCCGCGGTCTCGCCCGCGGCACCCACACGATCTCCACCCAACTCGCCGCGAACCGCGCCGACCTGGCCTCCCGAGCGGGCTCCCCCATCACGCGTGACCCGGCCGTGCGCGCCCGCACCGGCGCCGTCACGGACGCCGACGCGCGGCGCTCCCAGCCGTACGCGGAGCGAGCGGCCGCCCAGCGTGCCGCGCTCGGCCTGCCGCTGCTGCCGACGACGACCATCGGCTCGTTCCCGCAGACCGGTGAACTGCGCGCGGCCCGCGCCGACCTGCGTGCCGGACGGATCGACGGCGTCGGGTACGAGGAGCGCATCAGGGCCGAGATCCGGGAGGTGATCTCGTTCCAGGAGAAGACGGGCATCGACGTCCTGGTGCACGGTGAGCCGGAACGCAACGACATGGTGCAGTACTTCGCCGAACAGCTCACCGGTTACCTCGCCACACAGCACGGCTGGGTCCAGTCGTACGGCACCCGCTATGTGCGCCCGCCGATCCTCGCCGGAGACATCTCGCGCCCCGAGCCGATGACGGTGCGCTGGACGACGTACGCCCAGTCCCTCACCGATCGGCCCGTCAAGGGCATGCTCACCGGCCCGGTCACCATGCTCGCGTGGTCCTTCGTCCGCGACGACCAGCCGCTCGGCGACACCGCACGCCAGGTCGCCCTCGCCCTGCGCGACGAGGTCGGCGACCTGGAGGCGACCGGCACCTCGGTCATCCAGGTCGACGAGCCCGCCCTGCGCGAGACGCTGCCGCTGCGCGCCGCCGACCACCCCGCCTACCTGGCCTGGGCCACCGAGTCCTTCCGCCTCACCACCAGCGGGGTACGGCCGGACACCCAGATCCACACGCACATGTGCTACGCGGAGTTCGGTGACATCGTGCAGGCCATCGACGACCTCGACGCGGACGTCGTCAGCCTTGAGGCGGCCCGCTCGCACATGCAGGTGGCGCGCGAACTCGCCGCCCACGGCTACCCGCGCGAGGCGGGTCCGGGCGTGTACGACATCCACTCCCCGCGCGTCCCCGGCGCCGAGGAAGCCGCCGCCCTGCTGCGCAAGGGACTCGACGCCATCCCTGCCGAACGGCTCTGGGTCAACCCCGACTGCGGTCTGAAGACGCGCGGCTGGCCCGAGACCCGGGCATCACTGGAGAACCTGGTCGCGGCGGCCAGGACGGTCCGTGCGGAGATCGGGACGAGCGCGTCCTGA